Below is a genomic region from Kribbella qitaiheensis.
TCACCTGATCCTCGCCGCACCTCTGACGACCGCGACCCGCGGCCTGGTGAACGCCGACGTGCTCGCGGCGATGAAGCCCGGTGCTCATCTAGTAAATATTGCCCGCGGCCCCCTTGTGGACGAGGCGGCGCTCCTGGCCGCTTTGCTGGACGGCAAGCTCACGGCCACTCTCGACGTCTTCGACACCGAACCGCTGCCTGCGGATCACGCATTGTGGACGGCGACGAACGTGACGATCACTGCGCACATGTCGGGTGACGTCATCGGCTGGCGGGAGACGCTGGGCGCGCAGTACGCCGCTAATGTCCGCCGCTGGCTCGCGGGTGAACCACTGCTCAACGTGGTGGACAAGCAGCTCGGCGACATCCCTGGAGGAATGGCCATGTGACTGAGGTGGATCCCGGGCTCGCGGATTCGCTGGAAGCGTTCAACGTGTTGTGGTTCTCGGGCGCCGCGGCATGCGGACGCGCTCGTACTGCGGGTCGGCCAGACGTGTCAGGCCGCGACGACTGGCGTCTCCGTCGACCTTCGTGGGGAGCGCGACAGGCAGGTTCATCACCGTCACGCGGCACAGGTGCGGGGGCCATCACCTAGCTACAGGCCTTCGCGGAAGCCCGTGCGCCAGCTGGAGTAGCCGGGTTCCCAGTCGAAGGTGTGCTTGGCGAGGGAGTTGTCGGCGCCGCGGATCTCGGTGAAGGCCCCGACTCCGACGTCGCCGACCGCGAGCCGCGCCAGCCAGACCGGCAGGTGGCGGGGCGGCTTGGCGCCGAGGATCCGGGCGAACTCGGGCAGCCAGACCGACGCGGCGGCAGGGTCGTCGTCGGCGATCTGGTAGATGCCGGTCGCAGTACCTTCGATCGCCTTCACGGTGGCGTCGGCCGCGTCGTCGTAGTGGATGAACGACCAGACCCCGGCTCCGTTGCCGACCATCGGGAGCTTGCGCCGGCGGATCATCTCCACCATCGAGCCGCCGGCGCCGATGTCGCCGGTCGGGCCGTAGAAGCTGGCATACCGCAGTACGACGCCTTCGATGCCTTCCACGCTGGTGACGCGCGACTCCAGGTAGCGCAGGGCGGCCATCGTCTGCTGGGCCGCCGCGACCGGGGTCTCCTCGAGCGGTGTGTCCTCGGTCTTCGTCGCGGAACCACCGTGCTGGAGGTTCCAGCCGGCGTACCCCTGGAACACCACCCGCCGTACGCCGGTCGCCTGGGCCGCGGCGAGCAGGTAGTCCGTGCCCTTGGTGCGCAGCTCGTTCGTCGTCGCGAAGCTCTGGTCGAACTTCTTGAAGTTGATGCCGCCCCTGAGTGCGGTCATCTGGTGGACCACCACCTCGGGCTCGGTCGAAGTGACGGCGGCCTTGACCGCCTCGGCGTCGAGCCCGTTCGCGATCACCACCCCCGCCCCGTGCGCCCGGACCGCGGCCGCACTCGACTCCGACCGGATCAACCCGGTCACCTCATGCCCGGCGGCCACCAGTTTCGGCACCAGTGACTGCCCGAGCCCGCCCGTCGCACCCGCAACCAGAATCTTCATCTCTCTCGTCCTCCATCTCGGTGTCTACGACCCAGGGACACGTCGATCGGCGGCTTTGTGACTGTGACCCGCATCACTGAGGATCGCAAGGCAGCTCAGTTGACAGCGGTGCACTTGTGACTGTTCAATCAGTTACATGTCACCCCGAACCAGTCGCCCAACCGCTTCCCGGTCCAACGCCGAGGATCAGCGGGCGAACATCGTCGCCAAAGCGGTGGCTGCCTTCGCCCGGGCCGGCTATCACGCGACACCGGTCGCGGAGGTCGCCAAGGCAGCCGGGGTGTCGCCGGCGTACGTGTTCAGCCTCTTCGCCGGCAAGGTCGGACTCTTCGCCGCGACGGTCGACCGCTGCTATGAGCAGGTCGCGGACACGCTGGTCGCCGGGGGAGAGGCGGCAGGCCCGTTCGCCAAGCCGGACGAGGTGCTCGCCGCGATGACCGCCGCGTACGTCGAGCTGATCCGCGACCGGGATCTGATCATGTTGCAGGTGCACGCTCAGAGTGCCTGCGACGTGCCCGAGATCCGGGCGGCCGTGCATCGCGGTGTCGCGCGGGTGGTGCGTGCCGTCTCGACCGTCTCCCGGGCGGACTCGGCCGCGGTCCAGCAGTTCCTGGCCTACGGGCAGTTGTGCCATCTGATCGTCCAGGCCGACCTGGGAGCCGTCGACGAGGACTGGGCCCACGTCGTCAGCGACGGCATCAGCCACCACCCGGGATAAGTAAGCCTTCCAGTGGCGCCGTCACGCCGACGGCGCCTTTTTTCGGATCAAGACGTGACTGATCAGTCAGTCACAAGAGCGAGGAGAAATCATGAACGCAGTCCAGGCCACAAGAGTTGTTCTGCCCGGGTTGGTCGAGCCGGACGGGCTGCTGATCGAGACCGCTGAGGTCGCCGCGCCTCAGCCCGGGCAGCTACTGGTAGCAGTGGAGGCGACCGGCATCTCGTACGCCGAGCAGGCGATGCGCAGAGGCCGGTACTTCGGTCAGCCGGCGTTCCCGTTCGTTCCTGGCTACGACCTGGTCGGCACTGTACTGCGGGCCGGCGCCGCGGATGACGCCTCGCTGGTTGGGCAACGGGTCGCGACCATGACGAAGACGGGCGGCTGGGCCTCCCATGTCCTGGTCGAGGCGCGCGACAGCATCGTCGTACCGGCCGAGCTCGACCCGGCCGAGGCCGAAACAGTCGTCGTCAACGGAGTGACGGCGTGGCAGATGCTGCATCGGTCCGCCCGGGTCCGGGCAGGTCAGACGATCCTGCTGCACGGGGCGAGCGGTGGAGTGGGCGGAATCCTCATCCAGCTGGCGCAGCGGGCGGGAGTCCGGGTGATCGGTGGTGCGTCACCGCGACACCATGACGCGCTCAGGACGATCGGTGTCGAGCCGGTCGACTACAACGACCCGAACCTCGCCGACCGCGTGCGGGAGTTGGCGCCGGGTGGAGTGGACGCGGTGTTCGACAACGTCGGTGGTCCGATGACGCGAGTGTCGTTCGGGCTGCTCGCGCCAGGCGGCACCTTGGTGGGCTACGCGATCATCGCCGGCGTGAGCGGCTCCGGTGGGCTGGTGCTGCCCTTCGCGAAGGCGCTCGGTCAGGTGCTGCTGTACAACCTGCTTCCGAACGGGCGGCGCGCCACCTTCTACGACCTCTGGGCCGGGCACAAGCTGCGCCCGGCCCGTTTCCGCAAACACCTCGAGGAGGACCTCGGGGCGGTGTTCGAACTGCTGGCGGACGGCACGCTGAAGGCCAACGTCGCCGCCCGCTTCCCGCTGGACGAAGCGGCCGCCGCGCTTGCGCTGGCGGAGTCCCATACCGTTTCCGGCAAGATCATCCTGTTGCCTTGAGCGACAGTGTGGTCAGGTGGAGCGCAGGGTGTAGGTCGCGGGGCCGAAGCCGACGTTGTTGAGGCCGTCGATCACCAACGCGTCGTCGTCCGTGCGGCAGGTCATCGTCACCGCGAACGGCGTCTCCAGGTAGCGGAAAGTCGCCACGAACGCGTCGCCGTCGGCGTACGCGCTGGTCACCATCCGCGCCGGCGGATCGGTCAGCTCGTCGGTCGACTCACGCCAGTCGCCGGGTGCGCAGACGATGTCCTGGGACTTCTCGACGGCGGTCTCCCACAGCCCGGCCGTGGTCGAGAAAGTGAACGTTCCGGTGCCGTCCGCGTCGAGCCGGGCCGAGACCAACATCGCCTGGTTTGGCTCGAAGCGGTAGGTCCGGCCGTTGCCGGTCGGCACAGCACCCTTCGGCGGCAAGATCTGCAATCGCGTCGGTCGCTGTGTCCCGTCACCGGTGGCCCCTTCGAAGACCGGCAGGAGGTGCTCCCAGACGATGTCCAAGGTGGCCTGCATGTCGGCGGAGGCGCTGGTGATGACCAGGGTCGCGTCCTGTTCGGGGAAGACCAGGCAGTACTGACCGAACGCTCCGTCCGCGCGATACGCCCCGTGCCGCGCTCGCCAGAACTGCAGGCCGTAGCCCCGCTTCCAGTCCGGGTTGTCCTGGTTGTCGTTCGGCACCTGCTTGCTGGTGGCCGCGTCGACCCACTCGGCCGGGATCAACTGCTTCCCGTCCCATTCGCCGCGCTGCAGCAGCAACTGCCCGAACTTCGCCAGTGACTCGGTGTTGAGATTCAGCCCCCAGCCGCCGGTCGTGATCCCCTCCCGCGACGAGTCCCAGGTCGCCTCGGTCGCGCCGAGTGGCTCGAACAGCCGCGGCCGGAGATAGTCCAGCAGTGTCTCGCCGGTCACCTTCTGCAGGATCGCCGACAGCAGGTAGGTCGCGCCGCTGTTGTAGACGAACAGCGTCCCAGGCTCGACCTCGACCTCGAGCCCGAGGAAGATCCCGACCATCCGGCGGTCCCGGGTCAGCCGCTCGACGGTGTCCTCCGAATGCCCGGTGGTCATCGTCAGCAGATGCCGGACCTTCATCGCGGCCAGGTTGTCGCTGATCTTCTCCGGCAACTCGTCGGAGCCGAAGAACGAGATCACCTGGTCGTCCAGCGAGAGCTGCCCGGCCCCGATGAGCAGCCCGATCGCCATCGAGGTGAAGCTCTTCGACACCGAGAACAGCATGTGCCGATCGGTCAGCCGGTACGGCGCCCACTCTTCTGCCAGCACTATCTGCCCGTGCCGAACCAGGACCATTGTCTGGATCTCCTGCTCCGAGGCATCCAGCGCGGCGACGAACGAGTCCAGCGCGTCGGCTGACAGACTCTGTGCTTCTGGCGTACTCCGTGGAAGGCTGCTCATTCCTCAGACGTTATCTCCCGGGACGGACAACTCTCTTGCGAGCCGCTGTAATCCTCAATCCGGTCAAAGTGCCGGAAGACTTCCAATCGATCGTCGACGTGGCACTCACCAAACACGACTTCACGAACACCCTCTGGCTGGAGACCGCCGAAGACGATCCGGGCATCTCGATGGCCAAGCGGGCGATCGAGGAGACGGTCGACCTGGTCGTGGTCGCCGGCGGGGACGGTACGGTCCGGGTGGTCTGCGCCGAGCTGGCCGGTACTGCGATCCCGATCGCGGTGCTCCCCGTCGGGACCGGCAACCTGCTCGCGCGCAACCTGGACATCTCGCTGGATCTGGAGATCGCGCTCGTCGAGGTACTGGGTGGAACCGAGCGCCGCATCGACAGCGTTCAGGTCGAGGGCGACGAGCTCGGGACCGACCGCTTCGTGGTGATGGCAGGCCTCGGCCTCGACGCCGCGATCATCGCGGACGCCCCCGACGAGCTGAAGAAACGCGTCGGCTGGGCGGCGTACATCGTCTCGACCCTGAAGAACCTCAACCACCCGTTCGTCACCGTCGAGATCACCATCGACGACCGTCGGCCCTTCACCCGCCGCGCCCGCACCGCTGTCATCGGCAACGTCGGCACCCTGCAGGCGAACATCCCGCTCCTCCCGGATGCCCGCCCCGACGACGACCTGATCGACCTGGTCGTCCTCGCCCCCCGCCGCCTGACTCACTGGCCCCGCTTGGTGCTGAGCCTGGTCGCGAAATCCGTCCAGGAGGGCCGCCACATCGAACGCTTCACCGGCCGGACCATCCGGCTCCGTACTCCGACCCCGGTCCGCCGCCAACTTGACGGCGACGAGATCCCCGAAGGCACCACCCTTACCGCTTCGGTAGACCCCGCCGCCCTCGTCGTCCGCGTCCCCTAGTGCTGGAGTAGTACTGCGACGGTGCGGGCGGGGACTGTCGCTGTTCCGGTGGATGAAGCCCACGTGGTTTGTTTGACGATCGGGTCGGAGCCGCTCGCCTGTACGGGGGAGAGGGTGAGCGGTTGCCCGGCGAGCGCCGTGATCTGTTGGGTGACGGGTGAGCTGGTCGTGTTGAAGACGATGAGGGCACCCTTGAGTGACGGGTCGACGTTGGAGCCGATGGTGTCGTCGATGCGCAGGGTGACCACGCCGGGCTTGGCCGACGGTGTGCCGCTGAGGGGGAAGGTGACCTTCTGGTTGATGAGGGTCGCCGAGCCCAGACGGAACAAGGGCGTCGAGAAGCGGAGCTTCAGGAGGTCGGCGGCGGCAGCGGACGCCGTGGCGACGTCAGCGGCCGACGGCTTCAGGGCCGGGTTGGCCAGCAGCGGCTTCATGAAAGGCCACTTGGCTTCGTTGTCCGCCTTGAGGGGCAGGCCGTGGCCGAAGCCGTTGTCGGCGCCGGTCCAGTCGAGGGGGTTGAACCAGTCACCGGAGTTGTAGGAGTTGCGGTCGAGGGACTTGCTGCGGAGCAGGTCCGCGCCGGCGTGCCAGAAGGACGGCGTCTGGGCAAGTGCGGTCGTTGCCAGGGACAGCGTGTTCATCCGGACCCGGTCGGCCATCGGCAAGGAAGCGGGCAGCTTGTAGGTGAGCGAGTCCCACAAAGTTTCGTTGTCGTGGGCATCGACGTAGCTGATCACCTCGTCCGGCTGATCGGCGTACCCGGCGGGGGAGCCGTTGTAGTCGACCCCATCACCCCGTACGACGGCGCCGCCGTCCGCCGAGTTGAACGTGAACGAGCGAAGGTTGCCCGCGAGTCCGAGCTGGACCAGGTCGGTGTCGTGAGCGAGCCGCTTGGCCTGCTCGGCGGGAGTTCCGTTGATCGCGGCGCCATTCGGGTCGCTGGCTGCGCCGGAGCCGAAGCCCTGGACCCGCGGGTCGTCGTCGAACGGACCGCCACCGCGAACCGCGTCGCGCATCCGGTCCGAGAACGTCCCGATCCCGGTGCCGCCGAGGTTGCCCTGCGTGGCCTGGACGAAGAGCGCGTTGTTCGCGACCTCACCGAAGTTCCAGCCCTCGCCGTACAGGTAGATCTTCTTGCCGTCCACGCCGTCGTGGGCCAGTGTCAGCTTGTCCAGAGCGGAACGCACCTTGAGCATGTTCGCCTTGCTGTGGTGCCCCATCAGGTCGTACCGGAACCCGTCGACGCGATAGTTCTTCGCCGACGAGACGGTCGAGTCGACCATGATCTTCTCGGCCATCGTGTGCTCGGTGGCGACGTTGCTGCAGCAGGTCGAGTTCTCGACCCCGCCGACAGCGTTCAGCCGCTGGTAGTAGCCGGGGACAACCTTGTCGAGAATCGAAGTCGGCGCCTGACCATTGGCAGGGGTGTGGTTGTAGACCTGATCCAGTACTACGCGCAGACCCGACTTGTGCAGCCCGCCGACCATCGTGCGGAACTCCGCCACGCGAGCCAGCCCATCCCGCGCGGCCGCTGTCGCATAGGAGCCCTCCGGCGCGAGCCAGTGGTACGGGTCGTATCCCCAGTTGAAGCCGTCGGTCGCGGCGACCGCACCCACACAAGCCTGCTGCTCCTCAGAATCCGGTGCATAAGACTTGAGATCACACGCGGGATCCGAGTGAGCGCTCTCCGGGATGCTCGCGATGTCGAAGGTCGGCAGCAGGTGCACCGTGTTCAGCCCGGCCGCGGCCATCGCTCGCAGGTGCTTCGTGCCGTTGCCCTCGTCCGCGAAGGCGAGATAGGTCCCGCGGTGCGCGGCCGGCACGGTCGAGTCGCTGATCGAGAAGTCCCGCACATGCAGCTCGTAGATCGTCGAGTCCACACCGCGAGCGAGCTTCGGCGACGGAGTACCGGCCCAGAGAGCGGGCTTCCCGGCTGAGCTGTCGAGATCCACCGCGACGGAGTACGTCGAGTCGGTGGTGAGCGCAACGGAGTACGGATCGGTGACGACGTTCGTCTCCACCTTGCCGGTGCTCGGCGCGAAGACCGTCACCTCGAAACGGTAGAGAGCGTTTGCCCATGACCTCCTGCCTTCCACGGACCAGGAGCCGTCCGAGTTGGCCTTCATGGCGACGTGCGAAGAGCCGACGAGCAGTACGACGTTCTGCGCGGTCGGCGCCCACAGCGTGAACCGCGGCACCCCACCACGCCAGGTCACGCCGTACGAGCGCCCTGCGGCCGAGCCATACACGTCGTCCAGCACACCAGGGATCTGTACGCCGGTCGCATCCAGCAATCGCCCGGAATCGTCGTACTGCGCCAAGCCGAGCTGCCCCTTCAGCATCTTCCCGGCATCAGCATGATCCAACCGAAGCGCCGTGTAACCGGCCAGCCGGGGGAACTTCGCCAGCACAGCAGCCGGAAGCCCCGCCGGATCCACGCGGAGCCCGGCCGACGTACCACCGATGTCGTCCGCGTCCACAGCCAGCGAACCCGTCAGCGACGAATGCAGGCGCCAGCGAGACCGCTCGGGATGAGCCACAGCCGGTACTGCGACCAGGTCGCGCCCGACCCAGTACGCCTTGGCCTGCTTGAGGTCGGGCTGTGCACCCGGCTTGGCCGTGGTCACCGTCAGCACGTGTGACGCCAGCACGTACGAGAAGGTGACGACCAGCCCGTCGCCCGGAACCGTGATCGGGATGTTGGCGCCGTCCTTGACGCCGCCCGCTCCGTAGTTCTCGTCGAAGGACAGGTTGTGCGCGACCTTCGCCTCATAGCTGCCCGCTCCGATCTCCGTCGTCGACCAGGTGTAGGTACCGTCCCCATCCTGGTCGGTCAGCCAGGGCCGCATGCAGTCCGGTGTCCAGTCGGCGGGACAACCCAGCTCGGACTGGAACGAGCCCGGCAGGGTGATGATCGGCCCCTCCGCGTTGGAGGTGGCGAAGTGCCTGCCGTGCTCGTAGTAGAACGTCACCGGCGTAGCAGGAGCCGTGTAGGAGATGTTGGCGCCGTTCAAGGCACCGCCGGCGCCGTAGTTCTCGTCCCACGACTTGTTGATCGCTGCCTTGTAGGCGTGCTCTCCAGCGGGGAGCGTGTAGGTGCCCTTCCACACCTTGTCCTTCGGGTCCAGGGTGAGCTGCGCCTGGTCGCAGTCCGGTGACCAGTCAGCAGGGCAACCCATCTCGCTGTTGTGGTCGCCGGGCACGCTGACGTTGGCCGGCTGGGTGACCGGGCCGGTGCCACCGCCTCCACCAGGCGTGGGAGCGTCGCCGACGATGCCGTAGGAGCCCGACACGGAGTAGTTGCCCGAGGCATCCCGCAGTACGGCGCGGTACTCGAGCAGGGTCCCCTTCGGCAGCCCGCTGACGTCGTGGAACACGCGATACGGCGCGTTGTCGTCCGACCCGAGTCGCTGCCACGCCGTAGTACCGACTGGGCGGTAGCCGAACGTCACAGTCACCGGCGTGTTCTCCGGCACGGCTGCGGCGATCTCCGCACGGCCGCCAAGAGAGGCGCCCGGCTCCGGCAAGCTCATGTAGACCGCAGGCGCCTTGGCACGATGCGGCAGGGTCGTAGTGGCCCGGTAGACCGTCACTGACAGCGGGCCCTGAGTGAGGAGCACACGTCCCTCACGGTCGGTCTTGAGCTGACCGCCGCCGCCGTAGATCGGCTTTAACCGGCTGTCCTTCATGTACGTCGGAACGGTCGCCGACTTGGCAGTGGTCCCGTTGTTGGAGACGACCAGGTACTCGGTGCGGTCAGCCCCGAACCGGCTGAACGCGTAGAGCCCGGAAGTGTTCGACGAGTACCGGTGCACCTGGGTGCCGTCGGCCAGCGCCGGGTACTGCGCGCGCAGCTTGGCCAACCCGGCGATGTGCTTGTACATCGGCGCATTGACGTCGAACCGGTCCTTGCTGCCGATCGTCGTCGTCCCACTGCCGTCGACAACCTCGTCGTCGACGTAGTCGGTGGTCTTGGTCGCGAAGATGTCCTGCCGCGCGTCCTTGTCACCGCCAGGGCCGGTGAAGCCCTGCTCGTCGCCGTAGTAGATCACCGGCTGCCCGCGGGTCAGGTACATCAGCGAGTGCGCCAGCTTGTCGCGGGCAAGCAACTCCTGGCCGTTCGCCCCGCTCTGCTTGATGAAGGTCCCGACGCGGCCCATGTCGTGGTTCCCGAGGAACGTCGGTAGCTGGTAGGCGTTCGAATCCGCGTCGGTGTAGTAGTCGTCGTTCGCGTAGAGGTCGCGCAACTGGGTGCTCGGTTTGCCCTCGGCGTACTGGACCGCGTTCTGCTGGAAACCGAAGTCGAGCGTGGCCTGCAGCGCGCCCTGGGTCGTGTAGGTCGACATGAACTTCGGGTCGGCGTCGTAGACCTCACCGAACATGAAGAAGTTCTTGGTGCCCTTCGCCTTCGCGGCGGCCAGGATCCGCGGCGAGAACTTCTGCCAGAACTCGATGTTCACGTGCTTGACGGTGTCGATCCGGAACCCGTCGATGCCGAGCTCGGCCCAGGTCTTGTACACGTCGATCATGCCGTCGCGGACCTTCGGCTGCTCGGTGAACAGGTCGTCCAGCCCGACGAAGTCGCCGTACTCCGCGGACTCACCGGCGAAGGTCGAGTCACCGCGGTTGTGATAGAGCGTCGGGTCGTTCAGCCAGGCCGGCACCTTGACGGTCTCGTCGGCCGGCGTCTTGAAGATCGGCACGTTCGGGAACGAGGTGTCGCGGTCCAGCGGCGGGAAGGTGTCGCCGCCCGCGTAGGTCTTGTCGTCGAAGACGTTGCCGTCGGCATCCTTGTACGGGCTGGTGGACTTCGGGATGTAGCCGTACTGGCCGGACTGGTAGGCGATCACGTCCGCGGTGTGGTTGGTGATGATGTCGAAGAAGACCTTCATCCCCTTGCCGTGCGCCAGCGTGATCAGCTTCTGCATGTCCGCGTTCGTGCCCAGGTGCGGATCGATCTGGGTGAAGTCGGTGATCCAGTAGCCGTGGTACCCGGCGCTCACGTTCGCGCCCTCGCCCTGCACCGGCCGGTTCTTGAACGACGGCGTCAGCCAGATGCTCGTCGTACCGAGTGACTTGATGTAGTCGAGCTTCTGCATCACGCCGGTCAGATCGCCACCGTGGTAGAAGCCCTTGTCGGTCGGGTCGAGACCGGTAGTGAGCCGGTCGCCGGTGAGGCCGCCCGCGTCGTTCGACTTGTTCCCGTTGGCGAACCGGTCCGCCATCAGGAAGTAGAACCGCTCCTTGGTGAGGTCCTTGCGCAGGCTGGGGCTCGCGAGCGCTTTGTCTGCCGCGGTCAACCCACCGGCCAGATCGACAGGCTTCACCGTCACCAGGTGGGTGGTGTCGTCGTAGCTGAACTGAACCTTGGCCGGGCCCTCGAGCCGCAGCGGGATGTTCGCGCCGTTGAGGGTGCCGCCCGCGCCGTAGTTCTCGTCCCAGCCGCCGTTGACGGTGACCTTGTACTCGTACGCTCCGGCGGGCACGTCGAACACCCGCCCGTACTGCGTACTTGTGGTCCCCTGGGTGAGCTCGCTCGCCGCACAGGACGGCTGCCAGTCGGCAGGACAGCCCAGCTCGCTCTGCAACGACCCCGCCACGGTGATCACCCGCTCGGCGACGACCTGGGCAGGCGCAGCAGGCGCAGCGGTCGCAGTACCGAGGCCGAGCACGACCATGGCAGCCGCGGTCACCCCCGCGGTCATCCGTCGCATGACAGACCTACTCATCACGGGACCCCTCCCAAAAGGCAGCACAAACTGCTCGGACGCTAACCCGGGCCTCGGCCTCGCGGAAGGCCTCAAAGGTCGCGGTCAGGTGACGAGCGGCGGCCGGGAGAGCGGGATCGGTCAGCTGATCAGGGCGGGGAGGGCGATCTCGATGGGGTCCGGGACGAGCGCGGTGGCTTCCTCGTCGTACGGCGTGGGGTCGGCGTTGAGGATCAGCAGTGGGATGCCGGCGGTGAGTGCGATGTCGCAGAGGCCGGCGGCTGGGTAGACCTGGAGGGAGGTGCCGATCGCGAGGAAGAGGTCTGCCGAGCGGGTGGCGGCGACCGCGGCGTCGAGGACGGTCTGGTCGAGCGATTGGCCGAAGGAGACGGTCGCCGACTTCAGGATGCCGCCGCAGACCTCGCAAGCCGGGTCTTCCTCGCCGGCTTCGAGGCGGCGGAGGACGTCGGCCATCGGGATGCGGCGGCCGCAGCTCAGGCAGTCGACGGACCGGACGGTTCCGTGCAGCTCGTGGACCAGGCCTGGTGACGAGCCGGCCTTCTGGTGGAGTCCGTCGACGTTCTGGGTGGTCAGGCCGGTGAGCCTGCCTTGGCGTTCGAGGTCGACGAGGGCGAGGTGGCCGGCGTTCGGCTCGGCGGTCCACGCGGGCGCCGCGAGGCGGAACTTCCACGCCTCGACCCGGACCGCCCGCGAGACGACGTACGAGTCGATGTCGAACATCGCCTGCGCCTCGGGGTTCTTCGTCCAGACGCCCTGCGGACCGCGGAAGTCGGGGATGCCAGAGGCGGTGGAGATGCCCGCACCGGTCAGTACTGCGATCCGCTCGGCCTTCGACACCAGTTCCTCGGCAGTGGTCACACCTGAGAACGTACTGCCTTCCACTCCGGCCCCAGCACGGCCGTGATGACGTCGTTGAACTAGCTCAGCCGGCGTACGACGTACTGCTCGTCGGTGGCGGAGACGAGTTCCTGGGAGCGCATCCGGCACCAGGCGGGGATGTCGATGGCGGCAGCCGGGTCGTCGGCGAGCACTGTGATCGTGTCGCCGACCTCCACCCCCGGGAGCGCCTGGGCGAGCTTGATCACGGGGAGTGGGCAGAGCATGCCGCGGCAGTCGAGCGTCACATCCCCACCTCCGCCCTGATCCGCCGTACGAGCCCAGGGAGCACCGTCGCGAAGCGGTCGACCTCATCATGCGTGCTGGTCCGCCCCAGCGACACCCGGATGTTGCCGTGCGTGAGCACGCCCATCGCGGCGAGTACGTGAGACGGGCGCAGCGTGCTCGACGTACAGGCTGATCCACTGGAGACAGCGAAGCCTTCGGCATCCAGTGCCGTCACGAGCGCCTCGCCGTCGACGTACAAGCAG
It encodes:
- a CDS encoding SIR2 family NAD-dependent protein deacylase, translated to MTTAEELVSKAERIAVLTGAGISTASGIPDFRGPQGVWTKNPEAQAMFDIDSYVVSRAVRVEAWKFRLAAPAWTAEPNAGHLALVDLERQGRLTGLTTQNVDGLHQKAGSSPGLVHELHGTVRSVDCLSCGRRIPMADVLRRLEAGEEDPACEVCGGILKSATVSFGQSLDQTVLDAAVAATRSADLFLAIGTSLQVYPAAGLCDIALTAGIPLLILNADPTPYDEEATALVPDPIEIALPALIS
- the pulA gene encoding pullulanase-type alpha-1,6-glucosidase, coding for MSRSVMRRMTAGVTAAAMVVLGLGTATAAPAAPAQVVAERVITVAGSLQSELGCPADWQPSCAASELTQGTTSTQYGRVFDVPAGAYEYKVTVNGGWDENYGAGGTLNGANIPLRLEGPAKVQFSYDDTTHLVTVKPVDLAGGLTAADKALASPSLRKDLTKERFYFLMADRFANGNKSNDAGGLTGDRLTTGLDPTDKGFYHGGDLTGVMQKLDYIKSLGTTSIWLTPSFKNRPVQGEGANVSAGYHGYWITDFTQIDPHLGTNADMQKLITLAHGKGMKVFFDIITNHTADVIAYQSGQYGYIPKSTSPYKDADGNVFDDKTYAGGDTFPPLDRDTSFPNVPIFKTPADETVKVPAWLNDPTLYHNRGDSTFAGESAEYGDFVGLDDLFTEQPKVRDGMIDVYKTWAELGIDGFRIDTVKHVNIEFWQKFSPRILAAAKAKGTKNFFMFGEVYDADPKFMSTYTTQGALQATLDFGFQQNAVQYAEGKPSTQLRDLYANDDYYTDADSNAYQLPTFLGNHDMGRVGTFIKQSGANGQELLARDKLAHSLMYLTRGQPVIYYGDEQGFTGPGGDKDARQDIFATKTTDYVDDEVVDGSGTTTIGSKDRFDVNAPMYKHIAGLAKLRAQYPALADGTQVHRYSSNTSGLYAFSRFGADRTEYLVVSNNGTTAKSATVPTYMKDSRLKPIYGGGGQLKTDREGRVLLTQGPLSVTVYRATTTLPHRAKAPAVYMSLPEPGASLGGRAEIAAAVPENTPVTVTFGYRPVGTTAWQRLGSDDNAPYRVFHDVSGLPKGTLLEYRAVLRDASGNYSVSGSYGIVGDAPTPGGGGGTGPVTQPANVSVPGDHNSEMGCPADWSPDCDQAQLTLDPKDKVWKGTYTLPAGEHAYKAAINKSWDENYGAGGALNGANISYTAPATPVTFYYEHGRHFATSNAEGPIITLPGSFQSELGCPADWTPDCMRPWLTDQDGDGTYTWSTTEIGAGSYEAKVAHNLSFDENYGAGGVKDGANIPITVPGDGLVVTFSYVLASHVLTVTTAKPGAQPDLKQAKAYWVGRDLVAVPAVAHPERSRWRLHSSLTGSLAVDADDIGGTSAGLRVDPAGLPAAVLAKFPRLAGYTALRLDHADAGKMLKGQLGLAQYDDSGRLLDATGVQIPGVLDDVYGSAAGRSYGVTWRGGVPRFTLWAPTAQNVVLLVGSSHVAMKANSDGSWSVEGRRSWANALYRFEVTVFAPSTGKVETNVVTDPYSVALTTDSTYSVAVDLDSSAGKPALWAGTPSPKLARGVDSTIYELHVRDFSISDSTVPAAHRGTYLAFADEGNGTKHLRAMAAAGLNTVHLLPTFDIASIPESAHSDPACDLKSYAPDSEEQQACVGAVAATDGFNWGYDPYHWLAPEGSYATAAARDGLARVAEFRTMVGGLHKSGLRVVLDQVYNHTPANGQAPTSILDKVVPGYYQRLNAVGGVENSTCCSNVATEHTMAEKIMVDSTVSSAKNYRVDGFRYDLMGHHSKANMLKVRSALDKLTLAHDGVDGKKIYLYGEGWNFGEVANNALFVQATQGNLGGTGIGTFSDRMRDAVRGGGPFDDDPRVQGFGSGAASDPNGAAINGTPAEQAKRLAHDTDLVQLGLAGNLRSFTFNSADGGAVVRGDGVDYNGSPAGYADQPDEVISYVDAHDNETLWDSLTYKLPASLPMADRVRMNTLSLATTALAQTPSFWHAGADLLRSKSLDRNSYNSGDWFNPLDWTGADNGFGHGLPLKADNEAKWPFMKPLLANPALKPSAADVATASAAAADLLKLRFSTPLFRLGSATLINQKVTFPLSGTPSAKPGVVTLRIDDTIGSNVDPSLKGALIVFNTTSSPVTQQITALAGQPLTLSPVQASGSDPIVKQTTWASSTGTATVPARTVAVLLQH
- a CDS encoding sulfurtransferase TusA family protein — its product is MTLDCRGMLCPLPVIKLAQALPGVEVGDTITVLADDPAAAIDIPAWCRMRSQELVSATDEQYVVRRLS